A region of Colletotrichum higginsianum IMI 349063 chromosome 10, whole genome shotgun sequence DNA encodes the following proteins:
- a CDS encoding mRNA cleavage and polyadenylation factor CLP1, whose amino-acid sequence MSIPGLGHLVAPQPTSANQTRTIRLQPFWEWRFEVAFDTHIKLKLLSGTAEKDGTELALQHAYTFGGVKSKILTLQGCELEVEGSLTTDSLAEYAKPQDSPANATLNLHFQLTAMRQRAAAERREGPRIAICGPPSTGKTSLVRTLTSYATRVGAQPLVVNTDPKEGMLSLPGTLSASVIGTILDVEAVDGWGTTPTSGPSQVPVKLPLVYYYGHASAEEDQKKYQELVSKMAATVTSRLGKDAEVKSSGMIIDTPAVSENSVNGMDILAHIVDELSVNIIIVLGSSHLNAELIKRFSTERTSLGEPYSILLLDKSDGVVERDVGFMQQACEASIKEYFFGSIGQTLSPATQQVDFDSLAIFRIGDYSMYGNADGGLMRVDPAQLMAHWTLAIVYASVKDSPEAIRAANVMGYVYVADIDKEKRKLRILAPVSGRLGDRPLLMGKWPEPFINLLG is encoded by the exons ATGTCTATCCCCGGCTTGGGCCACCTCGTGGCTCCA CAACCGACGTCCGCCAACCAAACCCGCACGATCCGCCTCCAGCCCTTCTGGGAATGGCGTTTCGAGGTCGCCTTTGACACCCACATCAAATTGAAGCTCCTTTCGGGCACCGCCGAAAAGGATGGCACCGAGCTCGCCCTGCAGCACGCCTACACTTTTGGCGGCGTCAAGTCCAAGATCCTCACCCTCCAGGGCTgcgagctcgaggttgaaggCAGCCTCACCACCGATTCCCTCGCCGAGTACGCCAAACCACAAGACTCgcccgccaacgccaccCTGAACCTGCACTTCCAGCTCACCGCCATGCGTCAgcgtgctgccgccgagaggagagagggcCCACGCATCGCCATCTGTGGACCGCCTTCAACGGGCAAGACGAGCCTGGTTCGCACCCTGACGAGCTACGCCACGAGAGTTGGGGCACAGCCGTTGGTCGTCAATACGGACCCCAAAGAGGGCATGCTGAGCTTGCCAGGTACCCTAAGCGCGAGCGTCATCGGCACCAtactcgacgtcgaggccgtcgacggctgGGGCACGACCCCGACGAGCGGGCCGAGCCAGGTGCCCGTCAAGCTGCCGCTAGTCTACTACTACGGCCACGccagcgccgaggaggaccagAAGAAGTACCAGGAGCTCGTGAGTAAGATGGCGGCAACGGTGACGTCGAGGCTGGGGAAAGATGCCGAGGTGAAGAGCTCTGGCATGATCATCGATACCCCGGCCGTGAGCGAGAACAGCGTCAACGGCATGGATATTCTTGCCCACATTGTAGACGAGCTTTCAG TaaacatcatcatcgtgTTGGGCTCGTCACATCTCAACGCGGAGCTGATCAAGCGGTTCTCGACAGAGAGGACCAGCCTCGGAGAGCCATACAGCATCCTCCTGTTGGACAAGTCGGATGGCGTAGTCGAGCGCGATGTGGGATTCATGCAGCAGGCATGCGAGGCTTCCATTAAGGAGTACTTCTTCGGCAGCATCGGTCAGACCCTCAGCCCCGCCACGCAACAGGTCGACTTTGACAGTCTGGCAATCTTCAGAATAGGCGATT ACTCGATGTACGGAAACGCTGATGGCGGCCTTATGCGGGTCGACCCAGCTCAGCTTATGGCTCATTGGACCCTCGCCATCGTGTACGCCTCGGTCAAGGACTCGCCAGAGGCTATCAGGGCGGCCAACGTGATGGGCTATGTGTACGTAGCGGAcatcgacaaggagaagcgcAAGCTGAGGATCTTGGCGCCAGTGAGCGGGAGGCTCGGGGACCGGCCGCTGCTGATGGGCAAGTGGCCGGAGCCTTTCATCAACCTTTTGGGATAA
- a CDS encoding Methyltransferase domain-containing protein yields the protein MSTPPQNVVVEPDDFNDNDSSLGDDGTSSTASLNSSILDYRKENGRTYHRYRDGNLQHHIFDLSFDGKLGLAPPNDPDAKVGRVLDLGTGTGIWAMDYGDDHPGAEVGIITTVAADRRHWCRPVTHAAAVVRVIRLAIGTTRKRPLTGVYSVPPNVKFEIDDIEDSWTYSQPFDYVHSRMMNTSISNWEEYLRQSFKYLNPGGWLELQEFALPVSDDDTLTEEHALYQSMKYLGEAAAKTNRAFVDLDALKPMMEAAGFVDVAEMRFKWPSNTWPRHPKFKELGAWNYENITTGLQGFLMAALTRGLGWRADEVNVLAAQARKDVGDKSIHAYWPMIVVYGRKPAAG from the exons ATGTCTACTCCGCCTCAGAATGTCGTAGTGGAGCCCGACGActtcaacgacaacgacTCATCGCTGGGAGAT GAcggcacgtcgtcgacggcaagccTGAATAGCTCCATCCTCGACTACCGCAAAGAGAACGGTCGCACCTATCACCGATACCGCGATGGGA ACCTTCAACATCACATTTTCGATCTCTCCTTCGACGGCAAGCTGGGATTGGCTCCCCCCAACGATCCCGATGCCAAAGTCGGCCGCGTCCTGGACCTAGGGACAGGCACGGGCATCTGGGCCATGGACTACGGTGACGATCACCCCGGTGCCGAGGTTGGTATCATCACGACCGTTGCTGCCGACCGAC GTCATTGGTGTCGACCTGTCACCCACGCAGCCGCAGTTGTGCGTGTTATCCGCCTTGCCATTGGAACGACAAGGAAACGTCCACTAACAGGTGTCTACAGCGTCCCGCCTAACGTCAAGTTCGAgatcgacgacatcgaggacAGCTGGACGTACTCGCAGCCGTTCGACTACGTCCACAGCCGCATGATGAACACCAGCATCTCTAACTGGGAGGAGTACCTCCGCCAATCTTTCAA ATACCTCAACCCCGGCGGCTGGCTCGAGCTCCAGGAGTTCGCCCTGCCGgtctccgacgacgacaccctGACCGAGGAGCACGCCCTCTACCAGTCCATGAAGtacctcggcgaggccgccgccaagacgAACCGGGCcttcgtcgacctcgacgccctcaagCCCATGATGgaggccgccggcttcgtcgacgtcgccgagatgCGCTTCAAGTGGCCCAGCAACACGTGGCCGCGCCACCCCAAGttcaaggagctcggcgccTGGAACTACGAGAACATCACCACCGGCCTGCAGGGGTTCCTCATGGCCGCCCTGACGCGCGGGCTCGGCTGGAgggccgacgaggtcaaCGTGCTCGCGGCGCAGGCCCGGAAGGACGTCGGCGACAAGAGCATCCACGCGTACTGGCCCAT GATCGTTGTTTATGGGAGGAAACCCGCGGCCGGGTAG